The Lutibacter sp. Hel_I_33_5 genome has a window encoding:
- a CDS encoding glycogen/starch synthase, translated as MKDKRILYVSSEVVPYVPETEVSSTAFNSAKNAHSNGVQTRIFMPRYGVINERRHQLHEVIRLSGMNLIINDMDMPLIIKVASIPKERMQVYFIDNDEYFKRKAVFTDEDDQLFEDNDERAIFFAKGVVETVKKLNWAPDIIHVHGWMASLLPLYLKEFYNEEPLFSESKIVTSIYNAGFEGSLNAGLTDKIMFDKIAEDKIELLKTPNHTAILKSAIENSDAIINGSEELPEEISAFIQDQDIPVLEYKPEEEQKSYLNFYADLISVAQD; from the coding sequence ATGAAAGATAAGAGAATATTATATGTTTCCTCAGAAGTTGTGCCTTATGTGCCAGAAACTGAGGTTTCATCAACAGCATTTAATTCTGCAAAAAACGCACATTCAAACGGAGTTCAAACTAGAATTTTTATGCCTCGTTATGGTGTAATTAATGAAAGAAGACATCAACTTCACGAAGTAATTCGTTTATCAGGTATGAATTTGATAATCAACGACATGGATATGCCTTTGATTATTAAAGTTGCTTCTATTCCTAAAGAAAGAATGCAAGTTTATTTTATTGATAATGATGAGTATTTTAAGCGTAAAGCGGTTTTTACTGATGAAGATGATCAATTATTTGAAGATAATGATGAACGTGCAATTTTCTTTGCAAAAGGAGTTGTAGAAACGGTAAAAAAATTAAACTGGGCGCCAGATATTATTCATGTTCACGGATGGATGGCAAGTTTATTACCATTATATCTTAAAGAATTTTATAATGAAGAACCATTATTTTCTGAAAGTAAAATTGTAACATCAATTTACAATGCAGGTTTTGAAGGTTCTTTAAATGCTGGGTTAACAGACAAAATAATGTTTGATAAAATTGCGGAGGATAAAATAGAATTATTAAAAACACCAAACCATACGGCTATTTTAAAAAGCGCGATAGAAAATTCTGACGCAATTATTAATGGTAGCGAAGAACTTCCAGAAGAAATTTCAGCGTTTATTCAGGATCAGGATATCCCGGTTTTAGAATATAAACCTGAAGAAGAACAAAAATCATATTTAAATTTTTATGCTGATTTAATTTCAGTAGCACAAGACTAG
- the panC gene encoding pantoate--beta-alanine ligase, with product MQVFTKKSLLKEYISQIKEQSKSVGFVPTMGALHQGHLSLIKKAKKKNDIVVVSIFVNPTQFDNKEDLDKYPITLENDKKLLESVDCDAVFIPSVKEIYDKNIVSEKFDFDGLEHQMEGKFRDGHFDGVGTIVKALLEIVMPTKAYFGEKDFQQLQIIKKLVEKHQLNVTIKGCPIFREEDGLAMSSRNTRLTNEYRKAAPFIHKTLKKAKKKFGIKDADKVTEWVENQFKKHPILELEYFTIANEKTLETITSKKNKEKHRAFIAVFAGEIRLIDNIQLKN from the coding sequence ATGCAAGTTTTTACTAAAAAGTCGCTCTTAAAAGAATATATTTCTCAGATAAAAGAACAAAGTAAATCTGTTGGATTTGTACCAACGATGGGCGCTTTACATCAAGGACATTTATCATTGATAAAAAAAGCTAAAAAGAAAAACGACATTGTTGTTGTCAGTATTTTCGTGAATCCTACGCAGTTTGATAATAAAGAAGATTTAGACAAATATCCAATAACTTTAGAAAACGATAAAAAACTACTTGAAAGTGTAGATTGTGATGCGGTATTTATTCCATCTGTAAAAGAAATTTATGATAAAAATATCGTTTCAGAAAAATTTGACTTCGATGGTTTAGAACATCAAATGGAAGGAAAATTTAGAGATGGTCATTTTGATGGTGTTGGCACTATTGTAAAAGCATTATTAGAAATTGTTATGCCTACAAAAGCATATTTTGGCGAAAAAGATTTTCAACAGTTACAAATCATTAAAAAATTGGTTGAAAAACACCAACTAAATGTTACGATAAAAGGGTGTCCGATTTTTAGAGAAGAAGATGGTTTGGCTATGAGCTCTCGAAATACAAGACTTACTAATGAGTATAGAAAAGCAGCTCCTTTTATCCATAAAACGCTAAAAAAAGCTAAAAAGAAATTTGGCATAAAAGATGCTGATAAAGTGACTGAATGGGTAGAAAATCAATTTAAGAAACATCCAATTCTAGAGTTAGAGTATTTTACAATTGCCAATGAAAAAACGCTAGAAACAATTACATCAAAAAAGAACAAAGAAAAACACCGTGCTTTTATTGCTGTTTTTGCTGGCGAAATTAGATTGATAGATAACATTCAATTAAAAAATTAG
- the panD gene encoding aspartate 1-decarboxylase — MLVQVVKSKIHRVKVTGADLNYIGSITIDEDLMDASNIIEGERVQIVNNNNGERLETYAIPGPRGSGEITLNGAASRRVAVGDVLILIVYAFMELEKAKGFKPALVFPNEKDNTLT; from the coding sequence ATGTTAGTACAAGTTGTAAAATCTAAAATCCACCGCGTAAAAGTTACGGGTGCAGATTTAAATTATATAGGAAGCATTACCATTGATGAAGATTTAATGGATGCATCAAACATTATCGAAGGTGAACGAGTTCAAATTGTTAATAATAATAATGGCGAGCGTTTAGAAACCTATGCAATTCCTGGTCCTCGTGGAAGCGGTGAAATTACATTAAACGGAGCTGCTTCTAGAAGAGTTGCAGTTGGAGATGTGTTAATTTTAATTGTCTATGCTTTTATGGAATTAGAAAAAGCCAAAGGTTTTAAACCAGCCTTGGTTTTTCCAAATGAAAAAGACAACACCCTTACATAA
- a CDS encoding lysylphosphatidylglycerol synthase transmembrane domain-containing protein — protein sequence MDIKKALKIILPLALGGFLVWYSLSKVSLSTLLEYFKNANYWWILLGLSFGVLSHLSRAYRWKFLLEPMGYKPKFANSTMAVLIAYLVNYAVPRAGEVSRAAIMTNYENIPFEKGFGTIVAERIADLIMMLIIIGITLFVQFDFIYDLLTKNFDPTKILLSLVILVIGFFIFSSFVKKATSGFLLKVKKFVSGLVEGVTSIFKMKHKWAFIFHTVFIWAMYVAMFWATIPAIEGLNAPIGAILIGFIAGGFSIAATNGGIGLYPVAVAGAFALFGIAEEPANAFGWIMWTAQTAMIILFGGLAFLLLPIYNKAK from the coding sequence TTGGACATTAAAAAAGCTTTAAAAATAATATTACCGCTCGCATTGGGTGGTTTTTTAGTTTGGTATTCGCTCTCAAAAGTATCTTTAAGTACTTTATTAGAATATTTTAAAAACGCTAATTATTGGTGGATATTACTAGGACTTTCTTTTGGTGTTTTAAGCCATTTATCTAGAGCCTATCGTTGGAAATTTTTACTAGAGCCAATGGGTTACAAGCCGAAATTTGCAAATAGCACTATGGCAGTTTTAATTGCCTATTTAGTAAATTATGCAGTTCCAAGAGCAGGTGAAGTTTCTAGAGCAGCGATAATGACCAACTATGAAAACATCCCTTTTGAAAAAGGATTTGGAACCATAGTTGCAGAACGAATTGCCGATTTAATAATGATGTTAATTATTATCGGAATCACATTATTTGTTCAGTTTGATTTTATTTATGACCTTCTTACAAAGAACTTTGATCCAACTAAAATCCTTTTAAGCCTAGTAATTTTAGTTATAGGTTTTTTTATTTTTTCATCCTTTGTAAAAAAAGCAACTTCTGGGTTTTTATTAAAAGTTAAAAAATTTGTTTCAGGTTTAGTAGAAGGCGTCACAAGCATTTTTAAGATGAAACATAAGTGGGCATTTATTTTTCACACCGTTTTTATCTGGGCAATGTATGTAGCCATGTTTTGGGCAACAATTCCTGCTATTGAAGGACTAAATGCACCCATTGGCGCTATTTTAATTGGCTTTATTGCTGGTGGATTCTCTATAGCTGCAACCAATGGCGGTATAGGTTTATATCCTGTTGCTGTTGCTGGCGCTTTTGCATTGTTTGGAATTGCTGAAGAACCTGCAAACGCTTTTGGATGGATAATGTGGACTGCACAAACAGCAATGATTATTCTTTTTGGTGGACTTGCTTTTTTATTATTACCGATTTATAATAAGGCAAAGTAG
- a CDS encoding peroxiredoxin, producing the protein MKTYVLALSIFLLFFSCDKRKNHKVKTSLIKGVVIARPQSDTLLLVKKTGDLFQNSIKIPIVNGNFSYNLKSNFIEEYAIGFKDEFDKGFFFNNYFFNDKDIIKLTLYPNQNEQDNIIIGGELNTKKEFLRKQGLQRFWSKIDSLYEKNELSSTLQTKVDSIYNELKKWQISKLKTDNSLVGFSMLIDKLLDNKRDKTFNIKEIDRAFKNYKTRFPKHPYTEIAINILNGIKNANVGGYYTDFYSKKNDDQVETISSLISKNKLTLIDLWMNWCEPCILKDKELVPYYEEFKKKGFDMFSVMGVDSKEKFLKTKNKYKYPWQLNYEVKHEFNIWDKYNISNSGGSQFLVDFKGEILAINPKPKEIDSILNSITKIKR; encoded by the coding sequence ATGAAAACTTATGTCTTGGCACTTAGTATATTCTTACTATTTTTTTCTTGTGATAAAAGAAAGAACCATAAAGTTAAAACATCTTTAATAAAAGGTGTGGTAATCGCTAGACCTCAAAGTGACACTTTATTATTGGTAAAAAAAACTGGTGACTTATTTCAAAATTCTATAAAAATACCTATAGTAAATGGAAACTTTTCCTACAATTTAAAATCAAATTTTATTGAAGAATATGCAATAGGTTTTAAAGATGAATTTGATAAAGGCTTTTTTTTTAATAATTATTTCTTTAATGATAAAGACATTATAAAATTAACTCTATATCCCAACCAAAATGAACAAGATAATATTATTATTGGAGGAGAATTAAATACAAAAAAGGAGTTTTTAAGAAAGCAAGGTCTTCAGAGATTTTGGAGTAAAATTGATTCTCTATATGAGAAAAATGAATTAAGCTCAACGTTACAAACAAAAGTAGATAGTATTTATAATGAATTAAAAAAATGGCAAATTAGTAAGTTAAAAACTGATAACTCTCTTGTAGGCTTTTCAATGTTAATTGATAAACTATTAGACAATAAAAGAGATAAAACATTTAACATAAAGGAAATCGATAGAGCTTTTAAAAATTACAAAACTAGATTTCCAAAACATCCTTATACAGAAATTGCTATAAATATATTAAATGGAATTAAAAATGCGAATGTTGGTGGTTATTATACAGATTTTTATTCTAAAAAGAATGATGACCAAGTAGAAACTATTTCTTCTCTTATATCAAAAAATAAGCTAACTCTTATTGATTTATGGATGAACTGGTGTGAACCATGCATTTTAAAAGATAAGGAATTAGTGCCTTATTATGAAGAATTTAAGAAAAAAGGATTTGATATGTTTTCTGTAATGGGTGTTGATTCTAAAGAAAAATTCCTAAAAACAAAAAACAAATACAAGTATCCATGGCAATTAAACTACGAGGTAAAACATGAGTTTAATATTTGGGACAAATACAATATTTCAAATTCTGGAGGTTCTCAATTTTTAGTAGATTTTAAAGGTGAAATTTTAGCTATAAATCCAAAGCCAAAAGAAATAGACTCTATATTAAATTCTATAACTAAGATTAAGCGTTAA
- the radA gene encoding DNA repair protein RadA — MAKTKTTFFCQNCGTQHAKWVGQCGACKEWNTIVEEVIKKEEKRVWKQSTTAKQVSKPLKIADIQLNPEERVITNNNELDTVLGGGLVKGSVTLLGGEPGIGKSTLLLQVALTINQKVLYVSGEESQSQIKMRAERLESNNSNCLVLTETNTQQIFKNIEETEPEVLVIDSIQTLHTNAIEASPGSISQIRETSAELIKFAKETATPVLLIGHINKEGHIAGPKILEHMVDVVLQFEGDRNHTYRILRSQKNRFGSTSELGIYEMLSSGLREISNPSEILISKKDDDLSGTAIASTLEGIRPLMIEIQALVSTAVYGTPQRSTTGYNLKRLNMLLAVLEKRAGFKLGAKDVFLNITGGINVDDPAIDLAVVAAILSSNQDLAINPNVCFAAEVGLAGEIRPVSKIDQRILEAEKLGYKSFVASKYNKITSKNHSIKLILVGKIEEAFATLFA, encoded by the coding sequence ATGGCTAAAACCAAAACTACTTTTTTCTGTCAGAATTGCGGAACTCAACATGCAAAATGGGTTGGACAATGTGGAGCTTGTAAAGAATGGAATACTATTGTAGAAGAAGTAATTAAGAAAGAAGAAAAACGAGTTTGGAAACAGTCTACAACTGCAAAACAAGTTTCTAAACCATTAAAAATTGCTGATATTCAGCTAAACCCAGAAGAACGAGTTATTACCAATAATAACGAATTAGATACGGTTTTGGGTGGCGGATTAGTAAAAGGTTCAGTAACACTTTTAGGAGGAGAGCCTGGTATTGGAAAATCGACATTATTATTACAAGTTGCATTAACTATTAATCAGAAAGTATTGTATGTTTCTGGAGAAGAAAGTCAGTCGCAAATAAAAATGCGAGCAGAAAGATTGGAATCTAACAACTCTAATTGTTTAGTATTAACCGAAACTAATACACAACAAATCTTTAAAAACATCGAAGAAACAGAACCAGAAGTTTTGGTAATCGACTCTATACAAACCTTGCATACAAATGCTATTGAAGCATCTCCTGGAAGTATTTCTCAAATTAGAGAAACTTCAGCAGAATTGATAAAATTTGCTAAAGAAACAGCAACACCAGTTTTATTAATTGGCCATATTAATAAAGAAGGACATATTGCTGGACCAAAAATATTAGAGCATATGGTAGATGTTGTGTTACAATTTGAAGGCGATAGAAATCATACCTATCGAATTTTAAGAAGTCAGAAAAATAGATTCGGTTCAACATCTGAACTAGGAATTTATGAAATGCTTTCTTCTGGATTACGTGAAATTTCGAATCCGTCTGAAATTTTAATTTCTAAAAAAGATGATGATTTAAGCGGAACCGCAATTGCATCAACTTTAGAAGGTATTAGACCTTTAATGATAGAAATTCAAGCTTTAGTTTCTACCGCTGTTTACGGAACACCTCAACGTTCTACTACAGGGTATAATTTAAAAAGACTAAACATGTTATTGGCGGTGTTAGAAAAACGTGCTGGTTTTAAATTAGGTGCAAAAGATGTGTTTTTAAATATAACTGGCGGTATTAATGTAGATGACCCAGCTATTGATTTAGCAGTAGTTGCAGCAATTTTATCATCTAATCAAGATTTGGCAATTAACCCTAATGTATGTTTTGCTGCAGAAGTTGGTTTAGCTGGAGAAATCAGACCAGTTTCTAAAATAGATCAACGAATTTTAGAAGCAGAAAAACTAGGTTATAAAAGTTTTGTAGCATCTAAATACAATAAAATCACTTCTAAAAATCATAGTATAAAATTAATCTTAGTTGGTAAAATAGAAGAAGCTTTTGCTACGTTGTTTGCATAA
- a CDS encoding uroporphyrinogen-III synthase encodes MKVKTILVSQPAPKSETSPYFDLADKQKVKVDFRSFIHVEGISVKEVRSQKIDLTQFTAIILTSRNAVDHFFRIAEEMRFNVPDDMKYFCQSEAVAYYLQKYVVYRKRKIYVGTRTFPELTKLIKKHKDEKFLLPSSDKLKALIPTELDKLGVTWTRANLYRTVVSDLSDLEDVFYDVLVFFSPSGIESLFENFPGFKQNETRIAVFGNSTIKAVADRGLRVDIAAPTPETPSMTMALEKYIKTVNKK; translated from the coding sequence ATGAAAGTGAAAACAATTTTGGTTTCCCAACCAGCACCTAAATCGGAGACTTCTCCTTATTTTGATTTAGCAGATAAACAAAAAGTAAAAGTAGATTTTAGATCATTTATTCATGTAGAAGGAATTTCTGTAAAAGAGGTTAGATCGCAAAAGATTGATTTAACACAATTTACAGCAATAATTTTAACAAGTAGAAATGCAGTAGATCATTTTTTTAGAATTGCTGAAGAAATGCGTTTTAATGTGCCAGATGACATGAAATATTTCTGTCAGTCTGAAGCTGTAGCCTACTATTTACAAAAATATGTTGTCTATAGAAAACGTAAAATTTACGTAGGTACAAGAACGTTTCCAGAGCTTACTAAATTAATAAAAAAGCATAAAGACGAAAAATTCTTATTGCCTTCTTCTGATAAATTAAAAGCATTAATTCCAACAGAATTAGATAAATTGGGTGTTACTTGGACGAGAGCAAATTTATATAGAACGGTTGTAAGTGACTTGTCTGATTTAGAAGATGTTTTTTACGATGTTTTAGTGTTTTTTAGCCCATCAGGTATCGAAAGTTTATTCGAGAATTTCCCAGGCTTTAAACAAAATGAAACACGCATTGCAGTTTTTGGTAATTCTACTATTAAAGCAGTTGCAGATAGAGGTTTACGCGTAGATATTGCTGCTCCAACACCAGAAACTCCATCGATGACTATGGCGTTAGAAAAATACATTAAAACAGTAAATAAGAAGTAG
- a CDS encoding DUF4271 domain-containing protein, with the protein MDGLERVFFSNNLVSSVLVFLLVLIGVLKGLNSVKLNGYSFIFFNKGFLELEAEENTSPFSFYNGVLFLFTTITFSLLFSLFFDKSQLNFSSFLTVFVAVTSYFLVRWLLEFLLSFLFEIQPISHFFLFTKASFLHSFSFLTFIFLIINSYIFNDITIVKGFLLIFILIRYLFLFIYNKKLILSKLFYFILYLCAFEIAPLLVLFKSIF; encoded by the coding sequence ATGGACGGTTTAGAAAGGGTTTTTTTTTCGAATAATTTAGTAAGTAGTGTACTTGTCTTTTTACTTGTTTTAATAGGAGTATTAAAAGGGTTGAATTCAGTGAAACTTAATGGATATTCGTTTATTTTTTTTAATAAAGGATTTTTAGAATTAGAAGCAGAAGAAAATACATCTCCATTTAGTTTTTATAACGGAGTTTTATTTTTATTTACCACCATTACTTTTTCGTTACTTTTTAGTCTATTTTTTGATAAAAGTCAACTAAATTTCTCCTCTTTTTTAACTGTTTTTGTCGCAGTTACTAGTTACTTTTTAGTAAGATGGTTGTTAGAGTTTTTACTCAGTTTTTTATTTGAAATACAGCCGATTAGTCACTTTTTTCTGTTTACAAAAGCATCTTTTTTACATAGTTTTTCTTTTTTAACGTTTATATTTTTGATTATAAATAGTTATATTTTTAATGATATTACTATTGTAAAAGGGTTTTTGTTGATTTTTATATTGATCCGATATTTGTTTTTATTCATTTATAATAAAAAACTGATTCTTAGTAAGTTGTTTTATTTTATTTTGTACCTTTGCGCCTTCGAAATAGCACCGCTATTGGTTTTGTTTAAATCAATATTTTAA
- a CDS encoding polyprenol monophosphomannose synthase produces the protein MSDTLVIIPTYNEKENIEAIIRAVFNQKKEFHVLVVDDNSPDGTATIVDTLIENEFSNRLFIEKRAGKNGLGTAYIHGFKWALKKEYGYIIEMDADFSHNPKDLKRLYKSCAKKGNDVSVGSRYSKGVNVVNWPMHRVLLSYFASKYVRFITGIPLHDTTAGFVCWKRKVLETMNLDKIEFVGYAFQIEMKFKAWKRKFKVDEVSVVFTDRTLGESKMSGNIVYEALFGVIKMRLKGLPK, from the coding sequence ATCTCAGACACGCTAGTCATCATTCCTACTTATAACGAAAAAGAAAACATAGAAGCTATTATTAGAGCTGTTTTCAATCAAAAAAAAGAATTTCATGTTCTTGTTGTTGACGACAATTCTCCTGACGGTACGGCAACTATTGTAGACACATTAATAGAAAACGAATTTTCTAATCGCTTATTTATTGAAAAAAGAGCTGGAAAAAATGGTTTAGGTACCGCTTATATTCACGGGTTTAAATGGGCTTTAAAAAAGGAATACGGATATATTATTGAAATGGATGCCGATTTTTCTCATAATCCGAAAGATTTAAAAAGACTTTATAAATCGTGTGCAAAAAAAGGAAATGATGTAAGTGTTGGCTCACGTTATTCAAAAGGCGTAAATGTTGTTAATTGGCCAATGCATAGAGTTTTGTTGTCTTATTTTGCCTCCAAATATGTGCGTTTTATTACCGGAATTCCACTACATGATACAACCGCAGGATTTGTTTGTTGGAAAAGAAAAGTCTTAGAAACAATGAATTTAGATAAAATTGAATTTGTTGGATATGCTTTTCAAATAGAAATGAAATTTAAAGCTTGGAAGCGTAAATTTAAGGTAGATGAAGTCTCCGTTGTTTTTACAGATAGAACTTTAGGCGAATCAAAAATGAGCGGTAATATTGTTTACGAAGCATTATTTGGTGTGATAAAAATGCGTTTGAAAGGATTGCCTAAATAA
- a CDS encoding GNAT family N-acetyltransferase, producing the protein MTEVSIRKAKIEDLKTLLEFEQGVIEAEKPLDPFLKKGDMFYYNIPNLITNKNIYLVVAVSNNKLVGSGYVRIDNSKQYHKNPLHGYVGFIYVKPDSRGQRISGKIIEALKNWSKENNLNELRLDVYHNNPAAIKSYERFGFNKSMINMRMEI; encoded by the coding sequence ATGACTGAAGTATCTATAAGAAAAGCAAAAATTGAAGATCTTAAAACCTTGTTAGAATTTGAACAAGGCGTTATAGAGGCAGAAAAACCTTTAGACCCTTTTTTAAAAAAAGGTGATATGTTTTATTATAACATTCCGAATCTAATTACTAATAAAAACATTTATTTAGTTGTTGCGGTTTCTAATAATAAATTAGTGGGCTCTGGATATGTACGAATAGATAATTCTAAGCAGTATCATAAAAATCCGTTGCATGGATATGTAGGATTTATTTATGTAAAACCTGATTCTAGAGGTCAAAGAATTAGTGGAAAAATCATTGAAGCTCTAAAAAATTGGAGCAAAGAAAATAATTTAAACGAATTAAGGTTAGACGTTTATCATAACAATCCAGCTGCAATAAAATCATACGAACGTTTTGGTTTTAATAAAAGTATGATAAATATGAGAATGGAAATATAA
- a CDS encoding dihydroorotase, protein MTKSILIQNAQIVNENVILKGDVLIEDELIKEISTNIIPSKNTTVINAEGNYLIPGMIDDQVHFREPGLTHKANIGTESKAAVAGGITSFIEMPNTVPQATTQELLEEKFDTASKTSYANYSFMFGGTNDNLEELLKTDPKKVAGIKLFLGSSTGNMLVDNEDVLEKIFSSTDMLISVHCEDEATIRKNTEIYKAKYGDDIPVKFHPIIRSEEACYLSSSKAIELAKKTGARLHVFHLSTEKETHLFRNDIPLEEKKITAEVCIHHLWFTDKDYDKKGTHIKWNPAVKSQKDKDGLWKALLDDRIDVIATDHAPHTIEEKDNVYTKAPSGGPLVQHAIIALLEKVKEGVISIEKVVEKACHNPAKLFQVEKRGFIKEGFYADLVLINPTQKQTVSKENILYKCGWSPFENEAFSSTITHTFINGNLVYTNGVFKEELKGKRLTFTR, encoded by the coding sequence ATGACAAAAAGTATTTTAATACAAAACGCACAAATAGTAAATGAAAACGTTATTTTAAAAGGTGATGTTCTTATTGAAGATGAATTAATAAAAGAAATTTCTACAAATATTATTCCTTCAAAGAATACAACTGTAATTAATGCAGAAGGAAATTATTTAATTCCTGGAATGATTGACGATCAGGTGCATTTTAGAGAACCGGGTTTAACACATAAAGCTAATATTGGCACAGAAAGTAAAGCGGCTGTTGCTGGTGGAATTACGTCTTTTATTGAAATGCCAAATACAGTTCCGCAAGCTACTACACAAGAATTACTTGAAGAAAAATTTGATACTGCATCCAAAACATCTTACGCGAACTATTCTTTTATGTTTGGTGGAACTAATGATAATTTGGAAGAGTTGTTAAAAACCGATCCTAAAAAAGTAGCTGGAATTAAGTTGTTTTTAGGTTCTTCTACTGGTAATATGTTAGTAGATAATGAAGACGTTTTAGAAAAAATATTTTCATCAACAGACATGTTAATTTCCGTGCATTGTGAAGATGAAGCTACCATTAGAAAAAATACCGAAATATATAAAGCAAAATATGGAGATGATATCCCTGTAAAATTTCATCCAATTATTAGAAGCGAAGAAGCATGTTATTTATCTTCATCAAAAGCGATTGAATTAGCTAAAAAAACTGGAGCAAGACTACATGTTTTTCACTTGTCAACAGAAAAAGAAACACATTTATTTAGAAATGATATTCCGTTAGAAGAAAAGAAAATTACAGCAGAAGTTTGCATCCATCATTTGTGGTTTACAGATAAAGATTACGATAAAAAAGGAACGCATATTAAATGGAATCCTGCCGTAAAATCTCAAAAAGATAAAGACGGTTTATGGAAAGCTTTGTTAGATGATAGAATTGATGTTATTGCTACAGATCATGCACCTCATACAATCGAAGAAAAAGACAATGTCTATACAAAAGCGCCAAGTGGCGGGCCATTAGTACAACATGCAATAATTGCTCTTTTAGAAAAAGTAAAAGAAGGTGTTATTTCGATAGAGAAAGTGGTTGAAAAAGCGTGTCATAATCCAGCCAAACTCTTCCAAGTAGAAAAGAGAGGATTTATTAAAGAAGGATTTTATGCAGATTTAGTTTTAATAAATCCGACCCAAAAACAAACCGTTTCTAAAGAGAATATTTTATATAAATGTGGATGGTCTCCTTTTGAAAATGAAGCATTTTCTTCTACAATAACCCATACATTTATTAATGGAAATTTAGTCTATACTAATGGCGTTTTTAAGGAAGAATTAAAAGGAAAACGTTTAACTTTTACTAGATAA
- a CDS encoding DUF4296 domain-containing protein: protein MKNLVYIAAVFFLFSCTSNTIYEKPKDLIPKDTMVSLLTDMYLAVASKQTKNIHLQKDINYMFLVYEKYNIDSTRFRSSNYYYTTIIEEYEKMYDTIIKNLKKRHEASKILEKISDSIKRDSLLMIKTLNAKKERLGKKEELKPLKKMLKNPE from the coding sequence ATGAAAAATTTAGTATACATAGCAGCTGTTTTCTTTTTGTTTTCTTGTACAAGCAATACAATCTATGAAAAGCCAAAAGATTTAATTCCTAAAGATACCATGGTATCTTTATTAACAGATATGTATTTAGCTGTTGCTTCAAAACAGACAAAAAATATTCATTTACAAAAAGACATTAATTATATGTTTTTAGTTTATGAAAAATACAACATTGATAGCACACGTTTTCGCTCAAGCAATTATTATTATACAACCATCATAGAGGAATATGAAAAAATGTATGATACTATTATAAAAAACTTAAAAAAGCGACATGAAGCAAGTAAAATTCTAGAAAAAATAAGTGATTCTATTAAAAGAGATTCGCTGCTTATGATAAAAACGTTAAATGCGAAGAAAGAACGATTAGGTAAAAAAGAAGAACTAAAACCTTTAAAAAAGATGCTTAAAAATCCTGAGTAG